A genomic window from Cupriavidus basilensis includes:
- the htpG gene encoding molecular chaperone HtpG has translation MTAPHETMSFQAEVKQLLHLMIHSLYSNKEIFLRELVSNASDATDKLRFEAIANPALLENDADLAIRIEADAKARTLKITDNGIGMSRDEAIRNLGTIARSGTKEFFQQLSGDQQKDAALIGQFGVGFYSAFIVADKVTVETRRAGLPASEAVRWESAGDGEFTVDAIDRAERGSTITLHLREGEDDFLSAWKIKGIIQKYSDHISLPIRMPKEVWDAETSAYKETGEWESVNQASALWTRSKSDITEEQYTAFYQHIAHDNEAPLAYTHNRVEGRSEYTQLLYVPARAPFDMWDRNHKAGLKLYVKRVFIMDDAEQLLPAYLRFVKGVVDSADLPLNVSRELLQESRDVKAIREGCTKRVLSMLETLADSEDEAERAKYTTFWQQFGQALKEGLGEDAANLERIAKLVRFASTHQDSAEQSVALAAYVGRMKEGQDKIYYVTADSWAAAKSSPHLEVFRKKGIEVLLLTDRVDEWMLSFLREFDGKELVSVARGDLELGALADADEKAEQEKAEGDWKDVLERAKAVLEGKAKDVRVTLRLTESASCLVSDEGDMSGYLQRLLKQAGQKAPDAQPILELNPDHALVKKLRALVEAGPTDDAFGDRVHVLFDQALLAEGGTLEDPSIYVQRVNKLLA, from the coding sequence ATGACCGCACCGCACGAGACGATGAGCTTCCAGGCGGAAGTGAAGCAACTGCTGCACTTGATGATCCACTCGCTGTACAGCAACAAGGAAATTTTCCTGCGCGAGCTGGTTTCGAATGCTTCCGACGCCACTGACAAGCTGCGCTTCGAGGCGATTGCCAACCCGGCCCTGCTCGAGAACGACGCCGACCTGGCGATCCGCATCGAGGCCGACGCCAAGGCCCGCACGCTGAAGATCACCGACAACGGCATCGGCATGAGCCGCGACGAGGCGATCCGCAACCTTGGCACCATCGCCCGCTCGGGTACCAAGGAATTCTTCCAGCAGCTATCCGGCGACCAGCAGAAGGACGCCGCCCTGATCGGCCAGTTCGGCGTGGGCTTCTATTCGGCGTTCATCGTGGCTGACAAGGTCACCGTGGAAACGCGCCGCGCCGGCCTGCCCGCCAGCGAAGCCGTGCGCTGGGAAAGCGCAGGCGACGGCGAGTTCACCGTCGACGCCATCGATCGTGCCGAGCGTGGTTCCACCATCACGCTGCACCTGCGCGAAGGCGAGGACGATTTCCTCTCCGCCTGGAAGATCAAGGGCATCATCCAGAAGTATTCCGACCACATCTCGCTGCCGATCCGCATGCCCAAGGAAGTCTGGGATGCCGAGACCAGCGCTTACAAGGAAACGGGCGAGTGGGAGAGCGTGAACCAGGCCAGCGCCCTGTGGACCCGCTCCAAATCGGATATCACCGAAGAGCAGTACACCGCTTTCTACCAGCACATCGCGCACGACAACGAAGCGCCGCTGGCCTACACCCATAACCGCGTCGAAGGCCGCAGCGAATACACGCAGCTGCTGTACGTCCCGGCGCGCGCGCCGTTCGACATGTGGGACCGCAACCACAAGGCCGGCCTCAAGCTCTATGTGAAGCGCGTCTTCATCATGGACGATGCCGAGCAACTGCTGCCGGCCTACCTGCGCTTCGTCAAGGGCGTGGTGGATTCGGCCGACCTGCCGCTCAACGTCTCGCGCGAACTGCTGCAGGAGAGCCGCGACGTGAAGGCTATCCGCGAAGGCTGCACCAAGCGCGTGCTGTCGATGCTGGAAACGCTGGCGGACAGCGAGGACGAAGCCGAACGCGCCAAGTACACCACCTTCTGGCAGCAGTTCGGCCAGGCGCTCAAGGAAGGCCTGGGCGAAGACGCCGCCAACCTGGAGCGCATCGCCAAGCTGGTGCGCTTTGCTTCCACGCATCAGGACAGCGCCGAGCAGAGCGTGGCGCTGGCCGCTTACGTGGGCCGCATGAAGGAAGGCCAGGACAAGATCTACTACGTCACGGCCGATAGCTGGGCCGCGGCCAAGTCGAGCCCGCACCTGGAAGTGTTCCGCAAGAAGGGCATCGAAGTCCTGCTGCTGACGGATCGCGTGGACGAATGGATGCTGTCCTTCCTGCGCGAGTTCGATGGCAAGGAACTGGTCTCGGTGGCACGCGGCGACCTGGAGCTTGGCGCGCTGGCCGACGCCGACGAGAAGGCCGAGCAGGAAAAGGCCGAAGGCGACTGGAAGGACGTGCTCGAACGCGCCAAGGCTGTGCTCGAAGGCAAGGCCAAGGACGTGCGCGTCACGCTGCGTCTGACCGAGTCGGCATCCTGCCTGGTCTCGGATGAAGGCGACATGAGCGGCTACCTGCAACGCCTGCTGAAGCAGGCCGGCCAGAAGGCGCCCGACGCCCAGCCCATCCTGGAGCTGAACCCTGACCACGCGCTGGTGAAAAAGCTGCGCGCGCTGGTGGAGGCCGGTCCCACGGACGACGCCTTCGGCGACCGCGTGCACGTGCTGTTCGACCAGGCCCTGCTGGCCGAGGGCGGCACGCTCGAAGACCCGTCGATCTACGTGCAGCGCGTCAACAAGCTGCTGGCGTAA
- a CDS encoding VOC family protein, with translation MTIALDHLVIAAPTLEAGAQHVADALGVTPQPGGAHPGMGTHNCLLGLFGGIYLEVIAIDPEAPAPTRPRWFGLDTEAVQARLRHGPFLMHWVARVERPADLSLWQAQYPARIPPVIPMTRGDLRWRITAPEDGSLPAWPADDADGTNGAATPGDGILPTLIQWDVSTHPSSRLPNQGLALRSLRARHPQAARLAEALQWLGGTQFVPEASTLAELSAEIETPDGVRTLR, from the coding sequence ATGACAATTGCCCTCGACCATCTCGTGATCGCCGCCCCCACGCTTGAAGCGGGGGCGCAGCATGTCGCAGACGCGCTCGGCGTGACGCCCCAGCCGGGCGGCGCGCACCCTGGCATGGGCACCCACAATTGCCTGCTCGGCCTGTTCGGCGGCATCTACCTGGAAGTCATCGCCATCGACCCCGAGGCACCGGCTCCCACGCGGCCGCGCTGGTTTGGCCTGGACACCGAGGCAGTGCAGGCCCGGCTGCGCCATGGTCCCTTCCTGATGCACTGGGTCGCGCGGGTGGAACGCCCCGCCGACCTGTCCCTGTGGCAGGCGCAGTACCCTGCGCGCATCCCGCCGGTCATCCCGATGACACGTGGCGACCTGCGCTGGCGCATCACCGCGCCGGAGGACGGCAGCCTGCCCGCGTGGCCGGCTGACGATGCGGATGGCACGAACGGCGCGGCGACGCCGGGCGACGGCATCCTCCCCACGCTGATCCAGTGGGATGTATCGACCCATCCGTCGTCCCGGCTGCCGAACCAGGGCCTGGCGCTGCGCTCGCTGCGGGCACGCCATCCGCAGGCCGCACGGCTGGCCGAGGCCTTGCAATGGCTGGGCGGCACCCAGTTCGTCCCGGAAGCATCCACGCTCGCGGAACTGAGCGCGGAGATAGAAACGCCCGATGGCGTGCGCACGCTGCGCTGA
- a CDS encoding PLP-dependent aminotransferase family protein, whose protein sequence is MNWAISRRAQQLTSSAIREILKVTERPEVISFAGGLPSPATFPVAAMEQAVARIFADNPQAALQYAATEGYMPLREFIAKRHAVDVERVLITTGSQQALDLIAKVMIDPGSPVLVETPSYLGALQAFSLFEPEFVSVPGDDKSLLPESLTPELTAGARFLYALPNFQNPTGRRMPLERRQALVARARELGLLLVEDDPYGELSYSGDQLPSLLSMNPDGVIYMGSFSKILAPGLRLGFVIAPPELHFKLCQAKQASDLHTPSFTQRLAYEVVRDGLLDSHIPTIRTLYAAQCQAMLDSLARHMPEGVTWNAPEGGMFIWMELPEGLDSMEILQEAVNRNVAYVPGAPFYASNPRRNALRLAFVTVAPERIEQGVAILGTLFREAIAKHAPQAKAA, encoded by the coding sequence ATGAACTGGGCCATCTCCCGCCGGGCGCAACAACTGACCAGCTCGGCTATCCGCGAAATCCTGAAAGTGACCGAGCGTCCGGAAGTTATTTCCTTCGCGGGCGGCCTGCCGTCGCCGGCCACCTTCCCGGTAGCGGCCATGGAACAAGCGGTGGCCCGGATCTTCGCCGACAACCCGCAAGCCGCCCTGCAGTACGCCGCCACCGAAGGCTACATGCCGCTGCGCGAATTCATCGCCAAGCGCCATGCCGTGGACGTGGAGCGCGTGCTGATCACCACCGGCTCGCAGCAGGCGCTGGACCTGATCGCCAAGGTGATGATCGACCCGGGCAGCCCGGTGCTGGTGGAAACACCCAGCTACCTCGGCGCGCTGCAAGCCTTCTCGCTGTTCGAGCCCGAGTTCGTCTCGGTGCCGGGCGACGACAAGAGCCTGCTGCCGGAATCGCTCACGCCCGAGCTGACCGCCGGCGCGCGCTTCCTCTACGCCCTGCCCAACTTCCAGAACCCCACCGGACGGCGCATGCCGCTGGAGCGCCGCCAGGCCCTGGTGGCCCGCGCCCGCGAGCTCGGCCTGCTGCTGGTCGAGGATGATCCCTACGGCGAACTGAGCTATAGCGGCGACCAGTTGCCGAGCCTGCTGTCGATGAACCCCGACGGCGTGATCTACATGGGCTCGTTCTCCAAGATCCTGGCCCCCGGCCTGCGCCTGGGCTTTGTGATCGCCCCGCCCGAGCTGCACTTCAAGCTGTGCCAGGCCAAACAGGCGTCGGACCTGCATACGCCCAGCTTCACCCAGCGCCTTGCCTATGAAGTGGTGCGCGATGGCCTGCTGGACTCGCATATCCCCACCATCCGCACGCTCTACGCGGCGCAGTGCCAGGCCATGCTGGACTCCCTCGCGCGCCACATGCCGGAAGGCGTGACCTGGAACGCGCCGGAAGGCGGCATGTTCATCTGGATGGAGCTGCCCGAAGGCCTGGACAGCATGGAGATCCTGCAAGAAGCGGTCAACCGCAATGTGGCCTATGTGCCGGGCGCGCCGTTCTACGCCAGCAACCCGCGCCGCAATGCACTGCGCCTGGCCTTTGTCACGGTGGCGCCGGAGCGCATCGAGCAAGGCGTGGCCATCCTCGGCACGCTGTTCCGCGAAGCCATCGCCAAGCACGCGCCGCAAGCCAAGGCTGCCTGA
- a CDS encoding alanyl-tRNA editing protein, translating to MSATRKRFDDDAYLGSCTATVVAVHADGIELDQTVCYARSGGQAGDTGTLKLANGATIALLETVYAPDRSHILHVPAPGTALPEAGDIVAVTIDWERRHRLMRLHTCLHLLGSLIPVPVTGCGISPDSARIDFDLPESTLDKAVLTEQLNALIDADSRVQVERITSEQLAEQPELVRTVGAAPPAGSGVIRIIDIPGVDRQPCGGTHVAGTGEIGAVLVTKIEKKSRTNRRVVVQFAA from the coding sequence ATGTCCGCCACCCGCAAACGCTTCGACGACGACGCCTATCTCGGCAGCTGCACCGCCACCGTGGTAGCCGTGCACGCTGACGGCATCGAACTCGACCAGACCGTGTGCTACGCGCGCAGCGGCGGCCAGGCGGGCGATACCGGCACCCTCAAGCTGGCCAACGGCGCGACCATCGCACTGCTGGAAACCGTGTACGCCCCGGACCGCAGCCACATCCTGCACGTGCCGGCGCCGGGTACGGCGCTGCCGGAGGCGGGCGACATCGTGGCCGTCACGATCGATTGGGAGCGCCGCCACCGGCTGATGCGGCTGCATACCTGCCTGCACCTGCTGGGCTCGCTGATCCCGGTGCCAGTGACCGGCTGCGGCATCTCGCCCGACTCGGCACGCATCGACTTCGACCTGCCGGAATCCACGCTCGACAAGGCCGTGCTCACCGAGCAGCTCAATGCGCTGATCGACGCCGACAGCCGCGTGCAGGTGGAGCGCATCACGTCCGAGCAACTCGCCGAGCAGCCCGAGCTGGTACGCACGGTGGGCGCGGCGCCGCCCGCGGGCAGCGGCGTCATCCGCATCATCGACATCCCCGGCGTGGACCGCCAGCCTTGCGGCGGCACCCATGTGGCGGGCACCGGCGAGATCGGCGCCGTGCTGGTGACCAAGATCGAGAAGAAGAGCCGCACCAACCGCCGCGTGGTCGTGCAGTTCGCTGCGTGA
- a CDS encoding RidA family protein: protein MSVHDTLARLGIALPTAGAPAAAYVMAAQTGNTVFLSGHIARKDGKPWAGKLGKDLGTEDGKVAARGIAVDLLATLNTHLGGDLDRVTRIVKVMSLVNSTEDFTEQHLVTNGASELLAEVFGEAGKHARSAFGVAQIPLGACVEIEMIVEVK, encoded by the coding sequence ATGTCCGTTCACGACACCCTTGCCCGCCTCGGCATCGCACTGCCCACCGCTGGCGCACCGGCCGCAGCCTACGTCATGGCCGCGCAAACCGGCAATACCGTGTTCCTTTCGGGCCACATTGCCCGCAAGGATGGCAAACCCTGGGCAGGCAAGCTGGGCAAGGACCTGGGCACCGAAGACGGCAAGGTTGCCGCGCGCGGCATCGCCGTGGACCTGCTGGCCACGCTGAACACCCACCTGGGCGGCGACCTGGACCGCGTCACCCGCATCGTCAAGGTGATGAGCCTGGTCAACTCCACGGAAGACTTCACCGAACAGCACCTGGTGACCAACGGCGCCTCGGAGTTGCTGGCGGAAGTCTTCGGCGAGGCCGGCAAGCATGCCCGCAGCGCCTTCGGCGTAGCGCAGATCCCGCTGGGCGCCTGCGTCGAGATCGAGATGATCGTCGAAGTGAAGTAA
- a CDS encoding PLP-dependent aminotransferase family protein, giving the protein MPPPTERMPDPVPSAQMTLVEQLTEWARLRIDERVFRAGMRMPSIRQLAQEKGISRFTVVEAYERLVALGYLESRRGSGFYVRERTPQVAAVAPVATGARNIDVTWLLRSMFHSTEPHKSPGMGFLPNDWLDGELIASALRGLGRQPGSHFLASGTPQGFLPLRQQLRNRLAELEIGATPEQIVLTSGITQALDLIARLYLRPGDAVLVGDPAWFVMFGRFAAQGAQLIGMPYTAEGPDLEALERILQARRPRLMVINSVLHNPTGTSLSAAKAFQLLRLAEQYDLLIVEDDIYCDLCPPGHSATRLASLDQLRRVIYLGSFSKTLAANLRVGFIAAHPELAASLTDSKLLAGLASPEINERVLYKVLTEGHYRKHVERVRNRLDRARDETRRTIERMGLSLFAGQHAGMYLWADTGRDTNAIAVAGHEEGYLFAPGSLFSPSQMPSGWMRFNVASSQDPAMLAFLARQLERR; this is encoded by the coding sequence ATGCCTCCGCCCACCGAGCGCATGCCCGACCCGGTGCCCTCGGCACAGATGACGCTGGTGGAGCAGTTGACCGAGTGGGCGCGGCTGCGCATCGACGAGCGGGTCTTCCGCGCCGGCATGCGCATGCCCTCGATTCGCCAGCTCGCGCAGGAAAAGGGCATCTCGCGCTTCACCGTGGTCGAGGCCTATGAGCGGCTGGTGGCGCTGGGCTACCTCGAATCCCGCCGCGGCTCGGGCTTCTATGTGCGCGAGCGCACGCCCCAGGTGGCGGCGGTAGCGCCCGTGGCTACCGGCGCACGCAATATCGACGTGACCTGGCTGCTGCGCAGCATGTTCCACTCCACCGAGCCGCATAAGTCTCCGGGGATGGGCTTCCTGCCGAACGACTGGCTGGACGGCGAGCTGATCGCCAGCGCGCTGCGCGGCCTGGGACGCCAGCCGGGCAGCCACTTCCTGGCCAGCGGCACGCCGCAGGGCTTCCTGCCTTTGCGCCAGCAACTGCGCAACCGCCTGGCCGAACTGGAGATCGGTGCCACCCCCGAGCAGATCGTGCTCACCTCCGGCATCACCCAGGCGCTCGACCTGATCGCCCGGCTCTACCTGCGCCCCGGCGACGCGGTGCTGGTGGGCGACCCGGCGTGGTTCGTCATGTTCGGCCGCTTCGCCGCCCAGGGCGCGCAGCTGATCGGCATGCCCTACACCGCCGAGGGCCCGGACCTGGAGGCGCTGGAGCGCATCCTGCAGGCGCGCCGCCCGCGCCTGATGGTGATCAACTCGGTGCTGCACAACCCCACCGGCACTTCGCTGTCGGCCGCCAAGGCCTTCCAGTTGCTGCGCCTTGCCGAGCAGTACGACCTGCTGATCGTCGAGGACGACATCTATTGCGACCTGTGCCCGCCGGGTCACTCCGCCACCCGGCTGGCCAGCCTGGACCAGTTGCGCCGGGTGATCTACCTGGGCAGCTTTTCCAAGACGCTGGCCGCCAACCTGCGCGTGGGCTTTATCGCCGCCCATCCGGAGCTGGCCGCCAGCCTGACCGACAGCAAGCTGCTGGCTGGCCTGGCTTCGCCGGAGATCAACGAGCGCGTGCTGTACAAAGTGCTGACCGAAGGCCATTACCGCAAGCACGTGGAGCGCGTGCGCAACCGGCTCGACCGGGCGCGCGACGAGACCCGGCGCACCATCGAGCGGATGGGCCTGTCGCTCTTTGCGGGCCAGCACGCCGGCATGTACCTGTGGGCGGACACCGGGCGCGATACCAACGCCATTGCCGTCGCCGGGCATGAGGAGGGCTACCTGTTCGCCCCCGGCAGCTTGTTCTCGCCGTCGCAGATGCCGTCCGGCTGGATGCGCTTCAATGTGGCCAGCAGCCAGGACCCTGCCATGCTGGCCTTCCTGGCGCGCCAGCTGGAGCGGCGCTAA
- a CDS encoding LysE family translocator: MLHILPGGHVLAAFLLSSLLLAVTPGPAVIYIVARTLSLGRLAGLASVTAVVLGNLVNVLAAALGLAALFAVSSLAFAVMKYAGAAYLVYLGVRALRARPAAAAQADPAAGSAGLRRVFRDGFVVALFNPKTTLFFAAFLPQFMDPAIAALPQSVALGGTFVLIAATTDCCYVLAAAALLPLLARARGAQAVGRYLTGGALIGLGVLAAVSGGRNSK; encoded by the coding sequence ATGCTGCACATCCTTCCCGGCGGTCACGTGCTTGCCGCTTTCCTGCTGTCCAGCCTGTTGCTTGCGGTGACACCGGGGCCGGCGGTGATCTACATCGTTGCGCGCACGCTGTCGCTAGGCCGGCTTGCCGGCCTGGCTTCGGTGACGGCCGTGGTGTTGGGCAACCTGGTCAATGTGCTGGCGGCGGCGCTGGGGCTGGCTGCGCTGTTCGCGGTGTCGTCGCTGGCCTTTGCCGTGATGAAGTACGCAGGTGCGGCCTACCTGGTCTACCTGGGAGTGCGGGCGCTGCGCGCGCGACCGGCCGCTGCTGCGCAGGCGGACCCGGCTGCTGGCAGCGCCGGGCTGCGGCGGGTGTTTCGCGATGGCTTCGTGGTGGCCTTGTTCAACCCCAAGACCACATTGTTCTTCGCTGCCTTCCTGCCGCAGTTCATGGACCCCGCCATCGCGGCGCTGCCGCAGAGCGTGGCCCTGGGCGGCACCTTCGTCCTGATCGCCGCCACCACCGATTGCTGCTATGTGCTGGCCGCGGCGGCGTTGTTGCCGCTGCTCGCGCGCGCCAGGGGGGCGCAGGCCGTGGGCCGCTACCTGACGGGCGGTGCGCTGATCGGGCTGGGGGTGCTTGCCGCGGTGTCGGGCGGGCGCAACAGCAAGTAG
- a CDS encoding LysE family translocator: MDPALLTGLSAAQFAALLSLMAVGAFTPGPNTTIAAVTGANFGLRATLPHCVGVAFGFASILALCAAGIGALVLASPALALLVHAAGVLYLLWLALKLARSAVLSDKQVLRPLSMWQSAVLQYANIKAWMLALATAASYMAGAQSPVHRAVLVCAVFGVFGFVSNGVYGVIGAALRQWLQVGHRIRWFNRAMGLALALTALWIALAGRPTLH; this comes from the coding sequence ATGGATCCCGCTCTGCTCACCGGGCTGTCGGCTGCCCAGTTCGCCGCGCTGCTGTCGCTGATGGCAGTCGGCGCCTTCACCCCCGGCCCCAACACGACGATTGCCGCGGTCACGGGCGCCAACTTTGGCCTGCGCGCCACGCTGCCGCACTGCGTGGGCGTAGCGTTCGGCTTTGCCAGCATCCTGGCGCTATGCGCGGCGGGCATTGGCGCGCTGGTCCTGGCCAGCCCGGCGCTAGCGCTGCTGGTGCATGCCGCCGGCGTACTCTACCTGCTGTGGCTGGCGCTCAAACTGGCGCGCAGTGCCGTGCTGTCGGACAAGCAGGTGCTGCGCCCGCTGTCGATGTGGCAGTCGGCCGTGCTGCAGTACGCCAATATCAAGGCGTGGATGCTGGCGCTGGCCACGGCCGCCTCGTATATGGCCGGCGCGCAGTCGCCGGTGCATCGGGCCGTGCTGGTGTGCGCGGTATTCGGCGTGTTCGGCTTTGTCAGCAATGGCGTGTACGGCGTGATTGGCGCCGCGCTGCGGCAATGGCTGCAGGTGGGCCACCGCATCCGCTGGTTCAACCGCGCAATGGGCCTGGCGCTGGCACTCACGGCGCTGTGGATCGCGCTGGCTGGCCGGCCCACCCTGCACTAA
- a CDS encoding DNA-deoxyinosine glycosylase: MTKRCFPPIVDANTRILILGSLPGEMSLALGKYYGNPQNKFWNLVGDVIEQDLVAMDYPARLKTLLEHRIGLWDVVAEAQRSGSLDSRIRDHASNDLNILIKTLANLAAIAFNGGMAVKIGMRALGETANQYRIVRLPSSSPAYAAVSYQTKLAGWRELREYLVD; this comes from the coding sequence ATGACCAAGCGTTGCTTCCCACCAATCGTAGATGCAAACACACGGATTCTAATTCTCGGTAGTCTGCCAGGAGAGATGTCGTTAGCCCTTGGGAAATACTATGGGAATCCGCAAAACAAATTCTGGAATTTGGTCGGCGACGTGATCGAGCAGGATCTGGTCGCGATGGATTACCCGGCGCGTCTCAAGACCTTGCTTGAACATCGCATCGGTCTATGGGATGTCGTGGCAGAAGCACAGCGTAGCGGGAGTCTGGACAGCCGCATCCGCGATCACGCCAGTAACGATTTGAATATCTTGATCAAAACCTTGGCAAATCTGGCTGCAATCGCGTTCAATGGCGGAATGGCTGTGAAGATAGGGATGCGAGCGCTGGGTGAAACGGCGAACCAGTATCGGATCGTCCGTTTGCCGTCGAGTAGCCCCGCGTATGCGGCGGTTTCGTATCAGACGAAGCTGGCGGGGTGGCGTGAGCTACGGGAGTATTTGGTGGATTGA
- a CDS encoding glutathione S-transferase family protein — translation MLRIWGRLSSINVQKVVWCARELHLDHERIDIGVSEGDLDTEAYVRLNPDRSIPVIEDFRGTDVGGEPFVLWESNAIVRYLCAHDGEDTLWPGNVKARALADRWMDWQTNAFSPAMVDAFRHLVRLPAEQRDPDLIARSLERTEPLAARLDEALAQREFICGDRFTMADIPVACAAHRWLGLPVTHQPRPHLERWAAAMRARPAARTILTLPLV, via the coding sequence GTGCTGCGTATCTGGGGTCGGCTCTCATCGATCAACGTGCAGAAAGTGGTCTGGTGCGCGCGCGAGTTGCACCTTGACCACGAACGCATCGACATTGGCGTCAGCGAGGGCGACCTCGACACCGAGGCCTATGTCCGGCTCAACCCCGACCGCAGCATCCCGGTGATCGAGGATTTCCGTGGCACCGACGTAGGCGGCGAGCCCTTTGTACTGTGGGAATCCAACGCCATCGTGCGCTATCTTTGCGCACACGACGGCGAGGACACCCTGTGGCCCGGCAACGTCAAGGCGCGCGCGCTGGCCGATCGCTGGATGGACTGGCAAACCAACGCCTTCAGCCCGGCCATGGTCGACGCATTCCGCCACCTGGTGCGGCTGCCCGCCGAGCAGCGCGACCCTGACCTGATCGCCCGCTCCCTGGAGCGCACCGAACCGCTCGCGGCCCGGCTCGACGAAGCCCTGGCGCAGCGTGAATTCATCTGCGGCGACCGCTTCACCATGGCCGACATCCCGGTTGCCTGCGCCGCCCACCGCTGGCTGGGCCTGCCAGTCACACACCAGCCCCGCCCGCACCTTGAGCGCTGGGCAGCGGCCATGCGTGCACGGCCTGCCGCCCGCACCATCCTGACGCTGCCGCTGGTCTGA
- a CDS encoding lipocalin-like domain-containing protein has translation MKNKTNLSSVSALLLFAALALPTGNASAQDAKSVAGTYTPVVATSFGDNPRGQLILGSDGHYSLNLARATLPKIAAGVRGKGTAEENQAIVGGSVFHYGKYVVDVKEKTITFNVEASTFPNWDGATFKRAFKVSGDQLTYTDNAPSDGSGAHDVIWKRVK, from the coding sequence ATGAAAAACAAGACCAACCTGTCCTCAGTTTCCGCTTTGCTGCTGTTCGCAGCACTCGCATTGCCTACTGGGAACGCATCCGCACAGGACGCCAAGAGTGTCGCCGGCACTTATACTCCCGTCGTGGCTACGTCGTTCGGCGACAATCCGCGCGGCCAGCTGATTCTAGGGTCTGACGGCCACTATTCGCTTAATCTCGCACGCGCGACACTGCCGAAAATCGCCGCGGGTGTGCGAGGCAAAGGGACCGCTGAGGAAAACCAGGCGATCGTCGGCGGCAGCGTCTTCCACTATGGCAAGTATGTGGTAGACGTGAAAGAGAAAACCATTACGTTCAACGTCGAGGCCAGCACATTCCCGAATTGGGACGGAGCTACGTTCAAGCGGGCGTTCAAGGTTTCCGGGGATCAACTAACCTATACCGACAACGCACCATCGGACGGCAGTGGCGCGCACGACGTGATCTGGAAGCGCGTCAAGTAG
- a CDS encoding DMT family transporter produces the protein MLLGFTGVAVFSQTLPFTRMAVAELDATFVALGRAVVAALLALVLLWQRGAFARARRPRGGQWWRLGVTSLGVVVGFPLFSSLAMREVPAGHGAIITGLLPLATAVFAAWFGRERPSPAFWLSAAAGSALVVAFALWQGAGGLQHADWLLFAAMVLGALGYAEGGKLSRELGGLETISWALAVALPLLLPVVAWLGLGHAGQIAAASPRAWIGMGYVSVFSMFVGFLFWYAGLAKGGVARVGQIQLLQPFLTLAGGALLLAEPLDAVTLAFAVAVIGVVALGRRTAVRSAPASPVPAPAAEEPHPAPTGRSL, from the coding sequence ATGCTGCTCGGCTTTACCGGCGTGGCCGTGTTCAGCCAGACCTTGCCCTTCACGCGCATGGCGGTGGCCGAACTGGACGCCACCTTCGTCGCGCTTGGCCGTGCGGTGGTGGCTGCGCTGCTGGCGCTGGTGCTGCTGTGGCAGCGCGGCGCATTCGCCCGCGCGCGCCGTCCCCGGGGCGGCCAGTGGTGGCGCCTGGGGGTGACCTCGCTGGGCGTGGTGGTGGGCTTTCCGCTGTTTTCCTCACTGGCCATGCGTGAAGTGCCGGCCGGCCACGGCGCCATCATTACTGGCCTGCTGCCCCTGGCCACGGCGGTCTTCGCCGCCTGGTTCGGCCGCGAGCGGCCGTCGCCGGCGTTCTGGCTGTCGGCCGCCGCCGGCAGTGCGCTGGTGGTCGCCTTTGCCCTGTGGCAGGGCGCGGGCGGGCTGCAGCATGCCGACTGGCTGCTGTTCGCAGCGATGGTGCTGGGCGCGCTGGGCTATGCCGAGGGCGGCAAGCTGTCGCGCGAGCTTGGGGGGCTGGAAACCATCAGCTGGGCGCTGGCCGTGGCGCTGCCGCTGCTGCTGCCGGTGGTGGCCTGGCTCGGGCTTGGGCACGCCGGCCAGATCGCAGCCGCCTCGCCGCGCGCCTGGATCGGCATGGGCTATGTTTCCGTATTCTCGATGTTCGTCGGCTTCCTGTTCTGGTACGCCGGGCTCGCAAAAGGCGGCGTGGCGCGCGTCGGGCAGATACAATTGCTGCAGCCGTTCCTCACGCTGGCGGGCGGCGCCCTGCTGCTGGCCGAGCCGCTCGATGCCGTCACCCTCGCCTTTGCGGTGGCAGTGATCGGCGTGGTAGCCCTGGGCCGCCGTACCGCCGTGCGCAGCGCCCCCGCGAGCCCCGTGCCCGCGCCCGCCGCCGAAGAACCCCACCCTGCCCCTACGGGACGATCCCTCTGA
- a CDS encoding DHCW motif cupin fold protein, translating to MRIDNLPFGTTDWSDITPTRHPGDTGEALWRTRQFGDIRVRMVEYSAGYLADHWCTKGHILFVLEGELHTELEDGRHFVLRAGTSYQVADQAEPHRSSTPTGARLFIVD from the coding sequence ATGCGCATCGACAACCTGCCTTTCGGCACCACCGACTGGTCTGACATCACCCCGACCCGCCACCCCGGCGACACCGGGGAAGCCCTCTGGCGCACCCGCCAGTTCGGCGACATCCGCGTTCGCATGGTGGAGTATTCCGCCGGCTATCTCGCCGATCACTGGTGCACAAAAGGGCACATCCTTTTTGTGCTGGAAGGCGAGTTGCATACCGAGCTGGAAGACGGCCGGCATTTCGTGCTCCGCGCGGGCACGAGCTACCAGGTCGCCGACCAGGCAGAGCCGCACCGTTCGTCCACCCCGACCGGGGCGCGGCTTTTTATCGTTGACTGA